One Mus musculus strain C57BL/6J chromosome X, GRCm38.p6 C57BL/6J DNA window includes the following coding sequences:
- the Magee2 gene encoding melanoma-associated antigen E2, producing MSLVSQNARQSSAETTADYSNSQGEMQATNASGPATSMLALEAPQGPEIPNDPQGASASQAVRDPSDIEVLIDEQSRRLGALRVHDPLEERSVALVNFMRMKSQNEGSIRQSEMLEFLKEYSDQFPEILRRASAHLDRVFGLNLRVLDPQMDTYNLISKPGPQTTERLAETLDIPKAGLLALVLGHILLNGNRAREASIWDLLLKVDVIDGSQRINNQFGNTRNLLTIDFVHMRFLEYWPVYGTNPLEFEFLWGSRAHSEITKMEALKFVAEAHDEEPWSWPEEYNKALEADKAKERSQAAGLEFWSEDTMNDKANELVQLAIGVTEELLPIHQDELFANTGKEFQDVFPNILSRATLILDLFYGFSLIEVDTSEHIYLLVPQPESEEEQVMLESLGRPTQEYLMPILGLIFLMGNRVKEAKIWNLLQRFSVDVGRKHAITCKLMRQRYLECRPLSYSNPVEYELLWGPRAHHEITKMKALEYMARFYGKQPQDWPEQYREAVEDEEARARSEATAMFFFGSI from the coding sequence ATGTCTCTGGTAAGCCAGAATGCGCGCCAAAGCAGCGCAGAGACTACCGCCGATTACAGCAACAGCCAGGGTGAAATGCAGGCTACTAATGCCTCCGGGCCTGCCACCTCCATGCTAGCCCTCGAAGCTCCCCAGGGCCCTGAGATTCCAAACGATCCACAGGGAGCCAGCGCTTCCCAGGCTGTGCGGGACCCGAGTGACATCGAGGTTCTCATCGACGAGCAGTCCCGACGTTTGGGGGCGCTCAGGGTCCACGACCCTCTTGAAGAGAGGTCGGTTGCTTTAGTGAATTTCATGCGCATGAAAAGCCAAAATGAGGGGTCTATCCGACAGTCAGAAATGCTGGAGTTTCTCAAAGAATACTCAGATCAGTTCCCTGAGATACTCAGACGAGCCTCAGCTCATCTGGATCGGGTCTTTGGGTTGAATCTGAGAGTCCTTGATCCTCAGATGGACACTTACAACCTAATCAGCAAACCAGGTCCCCAGACCACTGAACGGCTAGCAGAGACCCTGGACATACCAAAAGCGGGTCTCCTGGCCTTGGTCCTAGGCCATATTCTCTTGAATGGCAACCGGGCAAGAGAGGCCTCCATTTGGGACCTGCTGTTAAAGGTGGATGTGATAGATGGGTCTCAGAGGATCAACAACCAGTTTGGGAACACAAGAAACCTCCTTACTATTGACTTTGTCCATATGCGATTTTTGGAGTACTGGCCAGTATATGGCACTAATCCCCTTGAATTTGAGTTCCTGTGGGGCTCTAGAGCTCACAGTGAAATCACAAAGATGGAAGCCCTGAAGTTTGTAGCAGAGGCCCATGATGAAGAACCCTGGAGCTGGCCAGAAGAATATAACAAAGCTCTGGAAGCTGACAAAGCCAAAGAGAGAAGCCAGGCTGCTGGCTTAGAGTTCTGGTCAGAGGACACTATGAATGATAAAGCAAATGAATTGGTCCAGTTGGCCATTGGTGTCACTGAGGAGTTGCTGCCTATCCATCAGGATGAGCTATTTGCTAATACTGGCAAAGAATTCCAGGATGTGTTCCCAAATATCCTCAGCAGAGCCACTCTAATCCTTGATCTGTTTTATGGGTTCTCTCTGATTGAGGTTGATACCAGTGAGCACATCTACCTCCTTGTCCCCCAACCAGAATCAGAAGAAGAACAAGTAATGCTAGAGAGCCTGGGCAGACCCACCCAAGAATACTTGATGCCAATCCTGGGTTTGATCTTCCTGATGGGCAACCGTGTCAAAGAGGCCAAGATCTGGAACTTACTCCAGAGATTCAGTGTTGATGTAGGGAGGAAACATGCCATCACCTGTAAGCTAATGAGGCAACGCTACCTAGAATGCAGGCCGCTCTCCTACTCGAATCCAGTTGAATACGAGCTGCTCTGGGGTCCTCGGGCTCACCATGAAATCACCAAAATGAAAGCCTTGGAATATATGGCTAGGTTCTATGGAAAACAGCCACAGGACTGGCCAGAGCAATACAGGGAGGCTGTGGAAGATGAGGAGGCCAGGGCCAGGTCTGAGGCAACAGCCATGTTCTTCTTCGGTTCCATCTGA